In one Pseudomonas sp. MM211 genomic region, the following are encoded:
- the pstB gene encoding phosphate ABC transporter ATP-binding protein PstB has protein sequence MQHETATHGIDISALGRDKQSLNLANETVAIEVPGLNLFYGDKQALYDVKMNIPKQRVTAFIGPSGCGKSTLLRTFNRMNDLVDGCRVEGEINIDSRNIYRKGEDVAELRRRVGMVFQKPNPFPKSIYENVVYGLRIQGINQKRVLDEAVEWGLKSAALWDEVKDRLHESALGLSGGQQQRLVIARTVAVQPEVLLLDEPCSALDPISTLKVEELIYELKSKYTIVIVTHNMQQAARVSDYTAFMYMGKLIEFGDTDALFTNPAKKQTEDYITGRYG, from the coding sequence ATGCAGCATGAAACCGCTACCCACGGCATCGACATCTCGGCCCTTGGCCGCGACAAGCAGAGCCTGAACCTGGCCAACGAAACCGTGGCCATCGAAGTGCCCGGCCTGAACCTGTTCTATGGCGACAAACAGGCCCTGTACGACGTCAAGATGAATATCCCCAAGCAGCGCGTGACCGCCTTCATCGGCCCGTCCGGTTGCGGCAAGTCGACCCTGCTGCGTACCTTCAACCGGATGAACGATCTGGTCGACGGTTGCCGCGTGGAAGGCGAGATCAACATTGATAGCCGCAATATCTACCGCAAGGGTGAAGACGTTGCCGAGCTGCGCCGCCGCGTCGGCATGGTGTTCCAGAAGCCTAACCCGTTCCCCAAGAGCATCTACGAGAACGTGGTTTACGGCCTGCGCATCCAGGGCATCAACCAGAAGCGCGTCCTCGACGAGGCCGTGGAATGGGGCCTGAAGAGTGCGGCGCTGTGGGATGAGGTCAAGGATCGCCTACATGAATCCGCTCTCGGTCTGTCCGGTGGTCAGCAGCAGCGTCTGGTGATTGCCCGTACCGTGGCCGTGCAGCCGGAAGTGCTGTTGCTCGATGAGCCGTGCTCGGCCCTCGACCCGATCTCCACGCTGAAGGTCGAAGAGCTGATTTACGAACTCAAATCCAAGTACACCATCGTCATCGTCACCCACAACATGCAGCAGGCCGCGCGGGTTTCCGATTACACGGCGTTCATGTACATGGGTAAGCTGATCGAATTCGGCGACACCGATGCACTGTTCACCAACCCGGCCAAGAAGCAGACCGAGGACTACATCACCGGTCGTTACGGCTGA
- the phoU gene encoding phosphate signaling complex protein PhoU, producing MINKDSLTHHISQQFNAELEEVRSHLLAMGGLVEKQVNDAVTSLIEADSGLAQQVREIDDQINQMERNIDEECVRILARRQPAASDLRLIISISKSVIDLERIGDEATKIAKRAILLTEEGESPRGYVEVRHIGDQVRKMVQQALDAFARFDADLALSVAQYDKTVDREYKTALRELVTYMMEDPRSISRVLNVIWALRSLERIGDHARNIAELVIYLVRGTDVKHIGLTRMQEEVQGGAKE from the coding sequence ATGATCAACAAAGACAGCCTGACCCATCATATTTCCCAGCAGTTCAACGCCGAGCTGGAGGAGGTGCGCAGCCACCTTCTGGCGATGGGCGGCCTGGTCGAGAAGCAGGTCAACGACGCCGTCACTTCACTGATCGAGGCCGATTCCGGCCTGGCCCAGCAGGTGCGCGAGATCGACGACCAGATCAACCAGATGGAGCGCAACATCGACGAAGAATGCGTGCGCATTCTCGCCCGTCGCCAGCCGGCGGCCTCGGATCTACGCCTGATCATCAGCATCTCCAAGTCGGTGATCGACCTGGAGCGTATCGGTGATGAAGCGACCAAGATCGCCAAGCGCGCGATTCTGCTGACCGAAGAAGGCGAGTCGCCGCGCGGCTACGTTGAAGTTCGCCACATCGGCGATCAGGTACGCAAGATGGTGCAGCAGGCGCTAGATGCCTTCGCCCGCTTCGACGCCGACTTGGCCCTCTCGGTGGCGCAGTACGACAAGACCGTCGACCGCGAATACAAGACCGCGCTGCGCGAACTGGTTACTTACATGATGGAAGACCCGCGTTCGATCTCCCGTGTGCTCAATGTTATCTGGGCCCTGCGTTCGCTGGAGCGTATCGGTGATCACGCGCGCAATATCGCCGAACTGGTGATTTACCTGGTACGCGGTACTGACGTCAAACACATCGGCCTGACTCGCATGCAGGAAGAGGTACAGGGCGGCGCCAAGGAGTGA
- a CDS encoding DASH family cryptochrome, whose translation MRALLWFKQDLRLDDHPALQAALGANHLVPLYVLDPALLQLDEFGSRRIGVHRARFLLESLTALDSALRQRGSKLLVITGKPEEVVVQVVEQFDLQQVLTLDEIAPQELALLARVRDNLGGVPLRTAQSNSLFSEAELPCPLEQLPQVYSQFRALIDARQYVFQPQAAPDQLPPLPDGADAPEFGLPTQSQFGLGDALSIAPSAFPFSGGEAAAQARLRDYLWDSQGVRRYKETRNGMIGSEYSSKFSPWLANGSLSPRRTAAELRRHESLYGANESTYWLWLELLWREFFRCTLQRHGQALFEAGGLKATERAPQQIDERFEHWAQGRTGMPLVDANMRELIATGFMSNRGRQVVASYLVSDLEQDWRHGAAWFEEHLIDYDPASNWGNWAYLAGVGSDPRLKRMFNALKQARHYDPQGEYVSLWIPELRSLPEHLRHTPFLLPHLQLEAINYPRLEQIPESWQPHLHAVA comes from the coding sequence ATGCGTGCGCTGCTCTGGTTCAAACAGGACTTACGCCTCGACGATCATCCCGCGCTGCAGGCAGCCCTCGGCGCCAATCATCTTGTGCCTCTGTACGTGCTCGACCCAGCATTGCTGCAACTCGACGAGTTCGGCAGCCGTCGCATCGGCGTGCACCGTGCACGCTTTCTGCTGGAAAGCCTGACAGCGCTCGATAGCGCCTTGCGCCAGCGTGGTTCGAAGCTTCTGGTCATCACCGGAAAGCCGGAAGAGGTGGTCGTGCAGGTGGTCGAGCAGTTCGACCTGCAGCAGGTGCTGACCCTCGACGAAATCGCCCCTCAGGAACTCGCTCTGCTCGCTCGTGTTCGCGACAACCTTGGTGGCGTTCCCCTACGCACAGCGCAAAGCAACAGCCTGTTCAGCGAAGCCGAACTGCCTTGCCCGTTAGAGCAGTTGCCTCAGGTGTACAGCCAGTTCCGCGCACTGATCGATGCGCGCCAGTACGTGTTCCAGCCGCAAGCAGCGCCGGATCAACTGCCACCGTTGCCAGATGGCGCCGACGCGCCGGAGTTCGGCCTACCCACCCAGTCCCAGTTCGGCCTTGGCGATGCCCTGAGCATCGCGCCGAGCGCCTTCCCCTTCTCGGGTGGCGAGGCAGCGGCCCAGGCCCGGCTGCGTGATTACCTATGGGACAGCCAGGGGGTCAGGCGCTACAAGGAGACCCGTAATGGCATGATCGGCAGCGAGTACTCGTCGAAGTTCTCGCCCTGGCTGGCCAACGGCAGCCTGTCGCCGCGCCGCACAGCAGCTGAGCTGCGCCGCCATGAATCGCTCTATGGAGCCAACGAATCCACTTATTGGCTATGGCTGGAACTGCTGTGGCGCGAGTTCTTTCGCTGCACCCTGCAGCGCCATGGCCAGGCGCTGTTCGAAGCCGGCGGCTTGAAAGCCACCGAGCGCGCGCCGCAGCAGATCGACGAGCGCTTCGAGCACTGGGCTCAGGGGCGTACCGGCATGCCGCTGGTCGACGCCAACATGCGCGAGCTGATCGCCACGGGCTTCATGTCCAATCGGGGGCGCCAGGTGGTAGCCAGCTACCTGGTCAGCGACCTGGAGCAGGATTGGCGACATGGTGCGGCCTGGTTCGAGGAGCATCTGATCGACTATGACCCGGCCAGCAACTGGGGCAACTGGGCCTACCTGGCAGGCGTCGGCAGCGATCCGCGGCTCAAGCGCATGTTCAACGCCCTCAAGCAGGCTCGTCACTACGATCCTCAGGGGGAATACGTCAGCCTGTGGATACCGGAGCTGCGCAGCCTGCCCGAACACCTGCGCCACACGCCTTTCCTGCTACCGCATCTGCAGTTGGAGGCGATCAACTATCCAAGGCTGGAACAGATTCCCGAATCCTGGCAGCCGCATCTTCACGCCGTGGCCTGA
- the pstA gene encoding phosphate ABC transporter permease PstA — translation MSVKKHNMKSWFKSGSPWIWMNAGAVSIAIIMTLGLLSVIATRGLAHFWPSDIIEATYQIPGQEAKIMAGEVVQKEEIPRARLASAGLPVNVDGGEFMTRELLKVGNRDLYGADFSWVVGEWLGEQRKPETLTAFERREWGNFYGYLINVKEDGKLIAEGDAAWPELQKRIDRVDDLHSQIVQLEKRDIGRINAGLERVRLQTRKLELSGQLTETAQADLDAERARWDAEYKVLEAELNARHQQFNRDSMTVRSADGREQEISLGKVVRAFRPNAMSNLDKFSFYGSKLWEFVSDDPREANTEGGIFPAIFGTIMMTLIMAVIVTPFGVVAAIYLREYAKQGPLTRVIRIAVNNLAGVPAIVYGVFGLGFFVYVLGGSIDRLFFPESAPAPTFGTPGLLWASLTLALLAVPVVIVATEEGLARIPRALREGSLALGATKVETLWRVVLPMASPAMMTGLILAVARAAGEVAPLMLVGVVKLAPSLPVDGNYPYLHLDQKIMHLGFHIYDVGFQSPNVEAARPLVYATALLLVIVIATLNLTAVYMRNRLREKYKALDH, via the coding sequence ATGTCCGTGAAAAAGCACAACATGAAATCCTGGTTCAAGAGCGGTTCGCCCTGGATCTGGATGAACGCCGGTGCGGTATCGATCGCCATCATCATGACCCTGGGTCTGCTGTCCGTGATCGCCACCCGTGGCCTGGCCCACTTCTGGCCGTCCGACATCATCGAGGCCACCTACCAGATCCCTGGTCAGGAAGCCAAGATCATGGCTGGCGAGGTGGTGCAGAAGGAAGAAATTCCACGCGCACGCCTGGCCTCTGCCGGTCTGCCGGTGAACGTCGACGGCGGCGAGTTCATGACTCGCGAGCTGCTCAAGGTTGGTAACCGCGATCTTTACGGCGCCGACTTCTCCTGGGTGGTTGGCGAGTGGCTCGGCGAACAGCGCAAGCCTGAAACCCTGACAGCTTTCGAGCGCCGCGAGTGGGGCAATTTCTACGGCTACCTGATCAACGTCAAGGAAGACGGCAAGCTGATCGCCGAAGGCGATGCCGCCTGGCCGGAGCTGCAGAAGCGCATTGATCGCGTCGACGATCTGCACAGCCAGATCGTGCAACTCGAGAAGCGTGACATCGGTCGCATCAACGCCGGTCTCGAGCGTGTGCGTCTGCAGACTCGCAAGCTCGAGCTCAGTGGTCAGCTGACCGAGACGGCCCAGGCTGACCTCGACGCCGAGCGTGCCCGCTGGGATGCCGAGTACAAGGTGCTGGAAGCCGAGCTCAATGCTCGCCACCAGCAGTTCAATCGCGACAGCATGACCGTGCGTTCCGCCGATGGCCGCGAGCAGGAAATCAGCCTCGGTAAAGTGGTTCGCGCGTTCCGCCCCAACGCCATGTCGAACCTCGACAAATTCAGCTTCTACGGTAGCAAGCTGTGGGAGTTTGTCAGCGACGATCCGCGTGAGGCGAATACCGAGGGCGGCATCTTCCCGGCGATCTTCGGCACCATCATGATGACCTTGATCATGGCCGTCATCGTCACCCCGTTTGGTGTGGTTGCGGCAATCTATCTGCGTGAGTATGCCAAGCAGGGGCCGCTGACCCGAGTCATTCGTATCGCGGTGAACAACCTGGCTGGTGTCCCCGCTATCGTCTACGGTGTGTTCGGTCTGGGCTTCTTCGTCTACGTGCTGGGCGGTTCGATCGACCGGTTGTTCTTCCCGGAATCGGCACCGGCACCGACCTTCGGTACCCCGGGCCTGCTGTGGGCATCGCTGACCCTGGCACTGCTCGCCGTACCGGTGGTGATCGTTGCCACCGAGGAAGGCCTGGCACGGATTCCGCGTGCGCTGCGTGAAGGTTCTCTGGCGCTAGGTGCCACCAAGGTCGAGACGCTGTGGCGCGTGGTACTGCCGATGGCCAGCCCGGCGATGATGACCGGTCTGATCCTCGCTGTCGCACGCGCTGCCGGTGAAGTAGCGCCGCTGATGCTGGTCGGCGTGGTCAAGCTGGCACCCAGCCTGCCGGTCGATGGCAACTACCCTTACCTGCACCTCGATCAGAAGATCATGCACCTGGGCTTCCATATCTATGATGTTGGCTTCCAAAGCCCTAACGTCGAAGCCGCGCGGCCGCTGGTGTACGCCACCGCGCTGCTGCTGGTAATAGTGATTGCGACGCTCAACCTGACGGCCGTTTACATGCGTAACCGTCTACGTGAGAAGTACAAGGCCCTGGATCATTAA
- a CDS encoding response regulator, with product MSKVSVLVVDDATFIRDLVKKGLRDHLPGIQIEEAVNGRKAQQMLGRSPIDLILCDWEMPEMSGLELLQWCREQESLKGVPFIMVTSRGDKENVVQAIQAGVSDFIGKPFSNEQLITKVKKALQRSGKLAGLTAAAPPKMLSSGAFANDSLSALTAGKAEVVRPAGPAQPAAFSASPAVAKAAPSTPMGRSQGQLRLPGGTMACVVKALSLKEALLVVKRGDLIPQVLESVVIDLEQGESSEVARLNGYLHSVAAFEPKPDSEWLQVVLRFVDRDPQKLDYLSRLIARGTTQKHFTPGG from the coding sequence ATGAGCAAAGTCAGTGTATTGGTGGTGGACGACGCCACCTTTATCCGCGATCTGGTGAAGAAGGGGCTACGTGACCATCTGCCCGGTATCCAGATCGAGGAAGCCGTTAACGGGCGCAAGGCCCAGCAGATGCTGGGCCGTAGTCCGATCGACCTAATCCTCTGCGATTGGGAAATGCCCGAGATGTCTGGTCTCGAGCTGCTGCAATGGTGCCGTGAACAGGAGTCGCTGAAGGGCGTACCGTTCATCATGGTCACCAGCCGTGGCGACAAGGAAAACGTCGTGCAGGCCATTCAGGCCGGTGTCTCGGATTTCATCGGCAAACCGTTCTCCAATGAGCAACTGATTACCAAGGTCAAGAAGGCCCTGCAGCGCAGTGGCAAGCTGGCAGGTCTGACCGCGGCTGCTCCGCCGAAGATGCTCAGCAGCGGGGCTTTCGCTAATGATTCACTGTCAGCGCTGACTGCCGGTAAGGCCGAGGTGGTACGGCCTGCTGGCCCAGCGCAGCCGGCGGCGTTCAGCGCCAGTCCGGCGGTTGCCAAAGCGGCACCGAGTACGCCGATGGGGCGCAGCCAGGGGCAACTGCGTTTGCCTGGTGGCACCATGGCTTGTGTGGTCAAGGCGCTGAGCCTCAAGGAAGCGCTGCTGGTGGTCAAACGCGGTGATCTGATTCCACAAGTGCTGGAAAGCGTGGTGATTGATCTGGAACAGGGCGAGTCGTCGGAAGTGGCGCGGCTCAACGGCTATCTGCACAGTGTCGCCGCCTTCGAGCCGAAGCCTGACAGCGAGTGGTTGCAAGTGGTGTTGCGCTTCGTGGATCGTGATCCACAAAAGCTGGATTACCTGTCACGGCTGATCGCGCGAGGCACCACTCAGAAGCACTTCACCCCAGGCGGCTGA